The Brenneria rubrifaciens genome has a window encoding:
- the lolA gene encoding outer membrane lipoprotein chaperone LolA — protein MKKWLVACCLMSGVASTAVYADAAGDLQNRLNKVNSFHASFSQTVTSADGATVQEGEGELWLKRPNLFNWKTTSPDESVLVSDGKTLWFYNPFVEQVTATWLKDATGNTPFMLITRNDAGDWDKYAVRQSGDDFELTPRSANGNLKQFAISVTSSGTIKTFTATEQDGQRSTYVLKNQQNSAVDSAKFTFTPPKGVTLDDQRQ, from the coding sequence ATGAAGAAATGGTTAGTCGCTTGTTGTCTGATGTCGGGAGTGGCATCAACCGCAGTCTATGCCGATGCAGCCGGGGATTTGCAAAACCGTCTCAATAAGGTAAACAGTTTTCATGCTAGTTTTAGCCAGACGGTGACCAGTGCGGATGGCGCCACCGTGCAGGAGGGTGAAGGTGAACTGTGGTTGAAACGTCCTAATCTGTTTAACTGGAAAACGACTTCTCCAGATGAAAGCGTATTGGTTTCTGATGGTAAAACGCTGTGGTTTTACAATCCGTTTGTTGAGCAAGTAACGGCGACCTGGTTAAAAGATGCGACAGGCAATACGCCGTTTATGCTAATTACCCGTAATGATGCCGGCGATTGGGACAAATACGCGGTGCGGCAGAGTGGTGACGATTTTGAGTTGACGCCGAGGTCTGCCAACGGGAATCTGAAACAGTTTGCGATTAGCGTGACGTCGAGCGGAACGATCAAGACATTCACCGCAACGGAGCAAGACGGGCAGCGCAGTACCTACGTGCTGAAAAATCAGCAAAATAGCGCGGTTGATTCAGCGAAATTTACCTTTACTCCACCGAAAGGGGTGACGCTGGATGATCAGCGTCAGTGA
- a CDS encoding DNA translocase FtsK 4TM domain-containing protein: MSQEYTEDKDITLKKLSGTRRLLEAILIVVALFALYLGVALLSFSPSDPSWSQTAWHEPIHNFGGVAGAWLADTLLFIFGVLAYAIPPIMLSLCWAAFCQRDNQNVIDYFTLSLRLIGALALILTSCGLAALNVDDLYYFASGGVLGSLLSSSMIPRFNSMGATLILLCVWAAGLTLFTGWSWLTIAEKIGAGVLGCLTFMSNRSRRDEDDRDVLESSTEVEMPEPPGSPALAANADDDALFSAPSVAQILTAANTKPENITAGDSTSQISAEIAPMTLGQPTSPSAEQLLAAQQKIDRGSSMNPPLYSFELPSTSDNHHDRADAYTPYGSDDMPPVIQPVASPPDELRSGLTDAAAVSAASYKVNNTFMPAVGATEDENPKMKQGAGPELPRPNPVRIPTRRELASYGIKLPSQRLAEQQAKLSQSPNEPGENNDSDDQDDIALQEAALQQQYIAQQRQRYGEDQPQQEDHAEPAQEEDEDAAESSAEPSMPAPQEEQSPARAPIMDSLIHPFLMRNDQPLQKPTTPLPTLDLLTAPPASEAPIDNFALEQTARLIEARLADFRVKADVVDHYPGPVITRYELDLAPGVKAARISNLSRDLARSLSVVAVRIVEVIPGKTFVGLELPNQHRQTVYLREVLDCARFRESASPLTIVLGKDIAGEPVVADLAKMPHLLVAGTTGSGKSVGVNAMILSMLYKATPEDVRFIMIDPKMLELSVYEGIPHLLTEVVTDMKDAANALRWCVGEMERRYKLMSALGVRNLSGYNDRVREAEAMGRPIPDPFWKPGDSMDMTPPVLEKLPYIVVMVDEFADLMMAVGKKVEELIARLAQKARAAGIHLVLATQRPSVDVITGLIKANIPTRIAFTVSSKIDSRTILDQGGAESLLGMGDMLYMAPNSSIPVRVHGAFVRDQEVHAVVQDWKARGRPQYIDNIVSGSDEGEGGSLGLDGDEELDPLFDQAVAFVVDKRRASISGVQRQFRIGYNRAARIVEQMEAQGIVSSPGHNGNREVLAPPPIE; the protein is encoded by the coding sequence TTGAGCCAGGAATATACAGAAGATAAAGATATTACCCTGAAAAAACTCAGCGGTACTCGTCGTTTGCTTGAAGCGATATTGATCGTCGTGGCGCTTTTTGCCCTCTATCTCGGTGTCGCGTTGCTCAGCTTCAGCCCTTCCGATCCCAGTTGGTCACAAACTGCCTGGCATGAGCCTATTCATAATTTTGGCGGTGTGGCTGGCGCTTGGCTTGCCGATACCCTGTTGTTCATTTTTGGCGTGCTGGCTTATGCCATTCCCCCCATCATGTTATCCCTGTGCTGGGCGGCGTTCTGTCAGCGCGATAATCAGAATGTCATTGACTATTTCACCCTTTCATTGCGCCTGATTGGTGCACTGGCGCTGATTCTCACCTCTTGCGGTCTGGCCGCGTTGAATGTTGACGATCTCTACTATTTTGCTTCCGGCGGTGTATTGGGAAGCTTACTGAGCAGTTCCATGATTCCCCGTTTTAACAGCATGGGCGCCACCTTGATTCTTTTGTGTGTCTGGGCGGCGGGATTGACGCTGTTCACCGGTTGGTCGTGGTTGACGATTGCGGAAAAAATAGGCGCTGGCGTTTTAGGTTGTTTGACCTTTATGTCTAATCGCTCGCGTCGTGATGAAGACGATCGTGATGTCCTTGAATCTTCGACTGAAGTGGAAATGCCTGAACCGCCGGGTTCTCCGGCGCTAGCGGCAAATGCCGATGATGACGCGCTTTTTTCTGCCCCATCAGTGGCGCAAATCCTGACGGCGGCTAATACCAAGCCTGAAAATATAACCGCGGGAGATTCGACGTCTCAGATATCTGCTGAAATTGCGCCAATGACGCTGGGGCAACCCACGTCTCCCTCAGCAGAGCAACTGCTCGCGGCACAGCAGAAGATCGATCGGGGCTCCTCAATGAATCCGCCGTTATATTCGTTTGAACTGCCTTCCACTTCGGATAATCATCACGACCGTGCCGATGCGTATACGCCGTACGGTAGCGACGATATGCCGCCAGTCATCCAGCCAGTCGCATCGCCGCCTGATGAACTTAGGTCAGGTCTGACGGATGCGGCGGCGGTAAGCGCGGCTTCATACAAGGTAAACAATACCTTCATGCCTGCCGTCGGCGCGACGGAGGATGAGAATCCGAAGATGAAACAAGGTGCCGGCCCGGAACTGCCTCGTCCGAATCCGGTGCGTATTCCGACGCGTCGTGAACTGGCCTCCTACGGAATCAAATTGCCCTCACAGCGGTTGGCGGAACAGCAGGCAAAGCTGTCCCAATCCCCAAATGAGCCGGGTGAGAACAATGACTCGGACGATCAGGATGATATCGCGTTGCAGGAGGCGGCATTGCAGCAGCAATACATCGCACAGCAACGCCAGCGCTATGGCGAAGATCAACCGCAGCAGGAAGACCATGCGGAACCGGCACAGGAAGAAGATGAGGATGCGGCCGAATCCAGCGCAGAGCCGTCAATGCCCGCGCCGCAGGAAGAACAATCCCCCGCACGCGCGCCCATTATGGATAGCCTGATTCATCCTTTCCTGATGCGCAACGATCAGCCTTTGCAAAAACCGACGACGCCGCTGCCGACATTGGATTTATTAACGGCCCCGCCAGCCAGCGAAGCGCCGATAGACAATTTTGCGCTTGAGCAAACCGCCCGTTTGATTGAAGCCCGGCTAGCGGATTTCCGGGTAAAAGCCGATGTTGTCGATCACTATCCCGGCCCGGTGATTACCCGCTATGAACTGGATCTTGCGCCTGGCGTGAAAGCGGCGCGTATCTCCAATTTGTCACGTGATTTGGCGCGCTCCTTGTCCGTGGTTGCAGTGCGTATTGTCGAAGTGATCCCGGGAAAAACCTTTGTAGGTTTGGAATTGCCGAACCAGCATCGGCAAACGGTTTATCTGCGGGAGGTGTTGGATTGCGCGCGTTTCCGTGAAAGCGCATCGCCGCTGACTATCGTGTTGGGTAAAGACATTGCCGGGGAACCGGTGGTTGCTGATCTTGCGAAAATGCCGCATTTGCTGGTTGCCGGTACGACAGGTTCCGGTAAGTCGGTCGGCGTCAACGCGATGATTCTCAGCATGCTGTATAAAGCGACGCCGGAAGATGTGCGTTTCATCATGATCGACCCGAAAATGCTGGAGCTTTCCGTTTATGAGGGTATCCCTCATCTGCTGACGGAAGTGGTGACGGATATGAAAGACGCCGCTAATGCATTGCGTTGGTGTGTGGGTGAAATGGAACGTCGCTATAAACTGATGTCGGCGCTGGGGGTTCGTAATCTGTCCGGGTATAACGATCGGGTCAGGGAAGCGGAGGCGATGGGACGTCCGATCCCCGATCCTTTCTGGAAGCCAGGCGATAGCATGGATATGACGCCACCGGTATTGGAAAAACTACCGTATATCGTGGTGATGGTCGACGAATTTGCCGATCTAATGATGGCGGTCGGCAAGAAGGTTGAAGAGCTGATCGCCAGACTGGCGCAGAAAGCCCGCGCTGCCGGTATCCATCTGGTGTTGGCGACACAGCGCCCTTCGGTGGATGTTATTACCGGTCTTATCAAAGCGAACATCCCGACTCGTATCGCGTTTACCGTATCGAGCAAGATAGACTCGCGTACCATTCTCGATCAGGGCGGCGCGGAATCCTTGCTGGGGATGGGGGATATGCTCTACATGGCGCCCAACTCATCCATACCTGTACGCGTTCATGGCGCTTTTGTCCGCGATCAGGAAGTGCATGCGGTGGTTCAGGATTGGAAAGCCCGCGGAAGACCCCAATATATCGATAATATCGTCAGCGGCAGTGATGAAGGGGAAGGCGGCAGCTTGGGCCTGGATGGTGATGAGGAACTCGATCCCTTGTTTGATCAAGCGGTTGCATTTGTTGTCGATAAACGCCGGGCGTCTATCTCCGGGGTGCAGCGACAGTTCCGTATTGGCTATAATCGCGCCGCGCGAATCGTTGAACAGATGGAAGCGCAAGGGATTGTCAGTTCACCGGGCCACAACGGTAACCGGGAAGTGTTGGCTCCGCCGCCAATAGAGTAA
- a CDS encoding LysR family transcriptional regulator, producing MRLDKLEIRWLKLFCKIVEKQGITNAQAATGLSQPVLSHYLSRLEDTLGLVLCERGRGGFSLTTEGELVYQEALSVIATLDDFANRLAGIKNQLIGEARLGCLDNTVTHPAKVVSNAIGKLYNQSPDVAVELEIGDYTPLSERLKNGHIDIMLSVLPDDVPPDIIFQPAFVEQSYFYSIAENASRIEKEWRDGTLNPKRLLIGAHALHEISKQLGPVAKKGLQCTAWNLESSLLLLLAGTHIGFLPDHYASPWVEKGKLIAIAPDHLKLTSIFYLIKNTKQRLSPVAEALWNNIIEAGQSWLASLK from the coding sequence ATGCGTTTGGATAAGTTGGAGATCCGCTGGTTAAAGCTCTTTTGCAAAATAGTTGAAAAACAAGGAATTACAAATGCACAAGCCGCAACCGGGTTAAGCCAGCCGGTACTGAGCCACTATTTGTCCCGACTTGAGGACACGCTCGGGTTAGTGCTCTGTGAACGTGGACGCGGTGGTTTCTCTTTAACGACTGAAGGGGAACTTGTCTATCAAGAAGCCCTATCGGTAATCGCTACATTGGATGACTTTGCTAACCGACTGGCAGGAATTAAGAATCAATTAATCGGTGAAGCACGATTAGGCTGTCTGGATAATACCGTCACGCACCCGGCTAAAGTTGTCTCAAATGCCATTGGAAAACTCTATAATCAAAGCCCGGATGTCGCCGTTGAACTTGAGATAGGTGATTATACACCGCTGTCGGAGCGTTTAAAAAACGGCCATATCGACATCATGCTTAGCGTATTACCCGATGATGTTCCACCCGATATAATCTTTCAGCCCGCTTTTGTTGAACAAAGTTATTTTTACTCTATTGCAGAAAACGCATCTCGTATCGAAAAAGAATGGCGAGACGGTACATTAAATCCGAAAAGATTATTGATCGGTGCTCATGCACTTCATGAAATTAGCAAACAACTGGGTCCGGTAGCGAAAAAAGGATTACAGTGCACAGCATGGAATCTTGAAAGCAGTCTATTACTCCTGCTGGCAGGGACACACATTGGCTTCCTGCCCGATCACTACGCATCACCGTGGGTTGAAAAAGGGAAACTCATTGCTATCGCTCCCGATCATCTTAAACTGACCAGTATTTTCTATTTGATAAAAAATACCAAACAGCGCCTAAGTCCGGTAGCAGAAGCGTTATGGAATAATATCATTGAAGCTGGCCAGAGTTGGCTGGCCAGCTTGAAATAA
- the trxB gene encoding thioredoxin-disulfide reductase has product MSTVKHHKLLILGSGPAGYTAAVYAARANLNPVLITGMEKGGQLTTTTEVENWPGDADDLTGPLLMERMHAHAEKFKTEIVFDHIQRVDLQTRPFRLFGDSAEYTCDALIIATGASARYLGLPSEEAFKGKGVSACATCDGFFYRNQKVAVVGGGNTAVEEALYLSNIAAEVHLIHRRDSFRSEKILIDRLMDKVKNGNIVLHVNRTLDEVLGDNMGVTGVRLRDTSSGTMEELALAGVFIAIGHSPNTAVFGGQLELENGYIKVQSGIHGNATQTSIPGVFAAGDVMDHIYRQAITSAGTGCMAALDAERYLDGLTAVK; this is encoded by the coding sequence ATGAGTACCGTTAAACACCACAAGCTATTGATTCTGGGTTCAGGCCCGGCGGGGTACACCGCCGCGGTTTATGCTGCACGGGCTAACCTCAATCCGGTATTGATCACCGGTATGGAAAAAGGCGGTCAGTTGACTACCACCACCGAGGTGGAAAACTGGCCGGGCGACGCGGACGATCTAACCGGTCCGCTGCTAATGGAGCGTATGCACGCTCACGCTGAGAAATTCAAAACTGAGATTGTGTTCGATCACATTCAGCGCGTTGACTTGCAAACCCGTCCATTCCGTTTATTCGGCGACAGTGCCGAATACACCTGCGATGCGCTGATCATCGCAACGGGTGCATCAGCGCGCTATCTGGGTCTCCCTTCTGAAGAGGCGTTCAAAGGTAAAGGCGTTTCCGCCTGCGCGACCTGCGATGGTTTCTTCTACCGCAATCAGAAAGTCGCCGTTGTCGGCGGCGGCAACACGGCCGTTGAGGAAGCGCTCTATTTATCCAACATTGCAGCAGAAGTGCATTTGATCCACCGCCGTGACAGTTTCCGTTCAGAAAAAATCTTGATCGACCGGCTGATGGATAAAGTGAAAAACGGCAATATCGTGCTTCATGTCAACCGCACGCTGGATGAAGTTCTGGGTGACAACATGGGCGTTACCGGAGTGCGCCTGCGTGATACCAGTAGCGGCACAATGGAAGAGCTGGCGCTGGCAGGTGTCTTTATTGCGATCGGTCACAGCCCCAACACTGCCGTGTTCGGCGGTCAGCTCGAACTTGAAAACGGCTACATCAAGGTACAGTCGGGCATTCATGGCAATGCGACCCAAACCAGTATTCCCGGCGTCTTCGCCGCAGGCGATGTGATGGATCATATCTATCGTCAGGCGATTACCTCCGCGGGGACAGGTTGCATGGCGGCCCTGGATGCCGAGCGTTATCTGGATGGTTTGACCGCGGTCAAATAA
- the serS gene encoding serine--tRNA ligase, which produces MLDPNLLRNELDAVAEKLLARRGFKLNVDTLRKQEERRKVLQVETENLQAQRNSRSKEIGVAKARGEDIEPLRREVNELGEKLDAAKTELDQLQNEIRDVTLTIPNLPDDSVPLGKDEKDNKEISRWGEPRKYDFPVRDHVELGEMAAGLDFAAAVKLTGARFVVMKGQIARLHRALSQFMLDLHTQQHGYQEAYVPYLVNHASLFGTGQLPKFGEDLFHTNPLSEEAEDSAYALIPTAEVPLTNLVRDEILDEDSLPLKMTAHTPCFRSEAGSYGRDTRGLIRMHQFDKVELVQIVKPEDSMQALEELTTHAETVLQLLKLPYRKVLLCTGDMGFGSSKTYDLEVWLPAQDTYREISSCSNMWDFQARRMQARCRSKSDKKPRLVHTLNGSGLAVGRTLVAVLENYQQADGRIEIPHVLRTYMGGLEFIG; this is translated from the coding sequence ATGCTCGATCCCAATTTACTGCGTAATGAGCTAGACGCGGTCGCCGAAAAGCTACTGGCTCGCAGAGGCTTTAAACTGAATGTTGATACCCTGCGTAAGCAGGAAGAACGACGTAAAGTTCTACAGGTAGAAACTGAAAATTTGCAGGCTCAGCGTAATTCTCGTTCGAAAGAGATTGGTGTGGCAAAAGCACGTGGCGAAGATATTGAGCCACTCCGCCGTGAAGTTAACGAGTTGGGTGAGAAGCTGGATGCGGCGAAAACAGAGCTGGATCAACTGCAAAACGAAATCCGAGATGTGACGTTGACAATCCCCAATTTGCCGGATGACTCGGTGCCTCTGGGGAAAGATGAGAAAGATAACAAAGAAATCAGCCGTTGGGGGGAACCTCGCAAGTATGATTTCCCGGTGCGCGATCATGTTGAACTGGGCGAGATGGCGGCAGGTCTGGATTTTGCCGCCGCCGTGAAATTGACCGGCGCCCGTTTTGTGGTGATGAAAGGACAGATAGCCCGTCTGCACCGTGCGCTCTCTCAGTTTATGCTGGATCTGCATACTCAACAGCATGGTTATCAGGAAGCCTATGTGCCTTATTTGGTCAACCATGCTTCGCTGTTTGGGACAGGGCAATTGCCCAAGTTTGGTGAAGATTTGTTCCATACTAACCCACTGAGCGAAGAAGCGGAAGACAGTGCATACGCTTTGATTCCGACCGCAGAAGTACCGCTGACCAACCTGGTGCGCGATGAGATTCTTGATGAGGATTCGCTACCGCTGAAAATGACGGCTCATACTCCCTGCTTTCGTTCAGAAGCGGGATCTTATGGTCGTGATACGCGCGGTTTGATCCGCATGCATCAGTTTGACAAAGTTGAACTGGTACAAATCGTGAAACCTGAAGATTCGATGCAGGCTCTGGAAGAGCTGACCACGCACGCGGAAACGGTCTTGCAGTTACTGAAACTGCCTTATCGCAAGGTGTTGCTGTGCACCGGGGATATGGGATTTGGCTCAAGCAAAACCTATGACCTGGAAGTATGGCTGCCCGCGCAGGATACCTATCGTGAGATCTCTTCCTGCTCAAATATGTGGGACTTTCAGGCTCGCCGCATGCAGGCGCGCTGCCGCAGCAAGAGCGACAAGAAACCCCGATTGGTGCATACGCTCAATGGTTCAGGTTTGGCGGTAGGGCGTACGCTGGTTGCCGTGCTGGAGAATTATCAGCAGGCTGATGGGCGAATTGAAATTCCTCATGTATTGCGCACTTATATGGGCGGTCTGGAATTCATTGGCTGA
- a CDS encoding MFS transporter, which yields MSAYFSPVRCLLCGLLLLTVCIAVLNTLVPLWLNDQQLPIWQVGMVGSSYFSGNLLGTLLAGKLIRRYGFNHSYYFAVLLFGIATIGLGISVDFWSWLIWRFMAGVGCALIWVVVESAVLCSGAPSQRGQLLAAYMMAYYLGSVIGQLLLGALPTQLLSVLTWVTALIILAILPLMFTRIPRPAVQTSQVNVWQMLKYRSARLGVRGCVISGVILGSLYGLMPLYLSHQGMSDAQVGYWMALLISAGIAGQWPVGRMADRYGRLLVLRVLVFVVIIGCLAMLSISHYAMAPALFMLGCAGFTLYPVAMSWACEKVRSEELVAMNQALLLSYTLGSLCGPSLAAVLMQTYSDRLLFVLIAVVSLGYLIMLLKKADHHPTPLAAA from the coding sequence ATGTCTGCTTATTTTTCCCCAGTGCGCTGTTTGCTCTGCGGTCTGCTGTTGCTGACGGTCTGTATTGCTGTATTGAATACACTGGTACCGCTTTGGCTCAATGATCAGCAACTTCCTATCTGGCAGGTGGGTATGGTTGGCTCATCTTATTTCAGTGGCAATCTGCTAGGGACGTTATTGGCGGGTAAGTTAATCAGGCGTTACGGATTTAATCACAGTTATTATTTTGCCGTCTTGTTGTTTGGTATCGCCACTATCGGGTTGGGTATCTCGGTTGATTTCTGGAGTTGGCTAATTTGGCGTTTTATGGCCGGGGTTGGATGTGCGCTGATATGGGTCGTAGTAGAGAGCGCAGTGCTTTGCAGCGGTGCGCCCTCCCAGCGCGGACAGTTGTTAGCCGCCTATATGATGGCCTACTATCTTGGCAGCGTGATTGGCCAATTGCTGCTCGGCGCTTTGCCAACGCAGTTATTAAGCGTTTTGACCTGGGTTACTGCGTTAATTATTCTGGCGATATTGCCATTGATGTTTACTCGGATTCCCAGGCCCGCTGTTCAGACGAGTCAAGTGAATGTATGGCAGATGCTCAAATATCGAAGTGCCAGGCTGGGCGTGCGCGGCTGTGTGATTTCCGGGGTGATTTTAGGTTCGCTGTACGGTTTAATGCCACTTTATCTTTCACATCAAGGCATGAGTGATGCGCAGGTTGGCTATTGGATGGCACTATTAATTAGCGCAGGTATTGCAGGGCAATGGCCCGTCGGGCGAATGGCCGATCGATATGGCCGCTTGCTGGTATTGCGGGTATTGGTTTTTGTGGTGATTATTGGCTGCCTCGCGATGTTGAGTATCAGCCACTATGCTATGGCGCCTGCACTGTTCATGCTTGGATGTGCTGGTTTTACTCTTTATCCTGTGGCGATGTCATGGGCGTGTGAAAAGGTACGCTCGGAAGAGCTCGTGGCAATGAATCAGGCATTATTGCTGAGTTATACCCTTGGCAGTCTGTGTGGCCCAAGCCTCGCAGCCGTACTAATGCAAACTTATTCCGATCGGTTGCTGTTTGTGCTGATTGCCGTGGTTTCGCTGGGTTATCTGATCATGCTGCTTAAAAAAGCCGACCACCATCCGACGCCCCTGGCCGCAGCCTGA
- the lrp gene encoding leucine-responsive transcriptional regulator Lrp, with protein MVDTKKRPGKDLDRIDRNILNELQKDGRISNVELSKRVGLSPTPCLERVRRLERQGFINGYTALLNPHYLDASLLVFVEITLNRGAPDVFEQFNAAVQKLEEIQECHLVSGDFDYLLKTRVPDMSAYRKLLGETLLRLPGVNDTRTYVVMEEVKQSNRLVIKTR; from the coding sequence ATGGTAGACACTAAAAAACGACCAGGAAAAGATCTTGATCGTATCGATCGTAATATTCTGAACGAATTGCAAAAAGATGGACGGATTTCCAACGTCGAGCTTTCCAAACGGGTAGGACTGTCGCCGACGCCTTGTCTGGAGCGCGTGCGCCGTCTGGAGAGACAAGGTTTCATCAACGGCTATACTGCGCTGCTCAATCCACATTATCTGGATGCCTCGCTGCTGGTGTTCGTTGAAATCACGCTAAACCGCGGTGCGCCGGATGTCTTTGAGCAATTCAATGCGGCGGTGCAAAAGCTGGAGGAAATTCAGGAGTGTCATCTGGTTTCCGGTGACTTTGACTATCTGCTGAAAACGCGTGTGCCGGATATGTCCGCTTACCGTAAGCTGTTGGGCGAGACGTTGCTGCGTCTCCCAGGCGTTAACGATACGCGTACCTATGTGGTGATGGAAGAAGTTAAGCAAAGCAATCGGCTGGTCATTAAGACACGATAA
- a CDS encoding replication-associated recombination protein A translates to MSNLSLDFSHSAFQPLAARMRPATLDQYIGQQHLLGTGKPLPRAIQAGQLHSMILWGPPGTGKTTLAELIGRYGQADVERISAVTSGIKEIREAIERARQNCNAGRRTILFVDEVHRFNKSQQDAFLPHIEDGTITFIGATTENPSFELNSALLSRARVYLLKALTAEDIEQVLRQAMEDRERGYGGQNIVLPDETRRLLAELVNGDARRALNSLEMMADMAEVDEQGNRTLTPSLLKEVSGERSARFDNKGDRYYDLISALHKSVRGSAPDAALYWYARIITAGGDPLYVARRLLAIASEDVGNADPRGMQVAIAAWDCFTRVGPAEGERAIAQAIVYLACAPKSNAVYTAFKAAMHDAREKPDHDVPEHLRNAPTRLMKEMGLGAEYRYAHDEPNAYAAGENYFPPEMAQTRYYTPSSRGLEGKIGEKLAWLSAQDQNSPTKRYR, encoded by the coding sequence GTGAGCAATCTGTCACTGGATTTTTCCCACAGTGCATTCCAGCCCCTGGCCGCACGTATGCGGCCAGCGACACTGGACCAGTATATAGGCCAACAGCATTTGCTTGGAACGGGTAAACCTCTGCCACGTGCGATTCAAGCCGGCCAACTCCATTCGATGATTCTATGGGGGCCGCCAGGTACGGGGAAAACGACGCTGGCAGAATTAATCGGTCGTTATGGACAGGCTGATGTTGAGCGGATCTCGGCGGTGACATCCGGTATCAAAGAAATTCGTGAAGCGATCGAACGAGCGCGGCAGAACTGTAATGCAGGTCGTCGGACGATTTTGTTTGTTGACGAAGTTCATCGATTCAATAAAAGTCAACAGGATGCTTTTTTACCGCATATTGAAGATGGCACGATCACGTTCATTGGCGCGACAACGGAAAATCCGTCTTTTGAGCTCAATTCCGCACTGTTATCCCGCGCCCGAGTGTATTTACTGAAAGCGCTTACGGCAGAAGATATTGAACAGGTACTGCGGCAAGCGATGGAAGACCGTGAGCGAGGCTATGGCGGACAGAATATTGTTCTACCGGATGAAACCCGCCGTTTGCTGGCCGAACTGGTCAATGGCGATGCCAGAAGGGCGCTGAACAGCTTGGAAATGATGGCGGATATGGCGGAGGTAGATGAGCAAGGTAACCGTACATTGACGCCATCGCTGCTTAAAGAAGTGTCTGGTGAACGGAGCGCTCGCTTCGATAATAAAGGCGATCGTTATTACGACCTGATTTCAGCTTTGCATAAATCGGTCAGGGGATCGGCGCCGGATGCCGCCCTCTATTGGTATGCGCGCATTATCACGGCAGGTGGCGATCCGCTTTATGTGGCCCGTCGCCTATTGGCGATTGCCTCCGAGGATGTCGGAAATGCCGATCCCAGGGGAATGCAGGTTGCTATCGCCGCGTGGGATTGTTTTACCCGCGTAGGGCCGGCAGAAGGGGAAAGAGCCATTGCGCAGGCTATTGTTTATCTGGCGTGTGCACCAAAAAGTAACGCGGTCTATACCGCTTTTAAGGCTGCGATGCATGATGCACGCGAAAAACCGGATCACGATGTTCCCGAACATTTGCGCAATGCGCCCACTCGCCTGATGAAGGAAATGGGGCTTGGGGCAGAGTACCGCTATGCGCATGATGAACCCAACGCTTATGCTGCCGGAGAGAACTATTTTCCGCCGGAAATGGCGCAAACTCGTTACTACACCCCGTCATCGCGTGGGCTTGAAGGTAAAATTGGTGAAAAGCTCGCCTGGCTCTCGGCCCAGGATCAAAATAGCCCGACAAAACGCTACCGCTGA